The Girardinichthys multiradiatus isolate DD_20200921_A chromosome Y, DD_fGirMul_XY1, whole genome shotgun sequence genome has a window encoding:
- the LOC124864320 gene encoding uncharacterized protein LOC124864320: MQGLKMSRKICFCVAVCIILSSVHAARKTLNSITDLINCPLSENTNILELLYWFAHQVDIDGYVRLTFDPNSDYGSHHYENFEKFLDPLPRGLQHYTIGNLYEDDSKSLPSYVRKPHRRNIDLNRARIIIRVNVGPQRRQIIDQVYITQHSDEGTVYDPNHTYIITTGLLQGIRRREIYELQQLVSSSQRGNASTRLHGSSVSFTQQSQHNPRTNNNDYDFWKNVCITILICICIFVLPFLGNMNNRK, translated from the coding sequence GGATTGAAGATGTCaagaaaaatctgtttctgTGTAGCTGTGTGCATTATTCTGAGCTCGGTGCACGCTGCACGGAAAACTCTGAACTCCATCACCGATCTGATCAACTGCCCTCTTTCTGAGAACACAAACATATTAGAGCTGCTTTACTGGTTTGCCCATCAAGTTGACATTGATGGTTACGTCCGGCTTACCTTTGACCCCAACTCTGATTATGGCTCACATCATTatgaaaattttgaaaaatttcTAGATCCACTGCCTAGGGGCCTACAACACTACACAATTGGTAATCTTTATGAAGATGATTCAAAATCACTTCCATCTTATGTAAGAAAACCCCACAGGAGGAATATTGACCTTAACAGAGCTCGGATCATAATTAGAGTCAACGTGGGACCTCAACGTAGACAAATAATAGACCAAGTGTACATCACTCAGCACTCTGATGAAGGAACAGTTTATGATCCAAACCATACATACATAATCACGACCGGCCTTTTACAGGGAATCAGGCGGAGAGAGATTTATGAACTCCAACAACTTGTCAGTAGTTCCCAGAGAGGAAACGCATCTACACGTCTACACGGATCGTCCGTTTCGTTCACCCAACAGTCTCAACATAACCCAAGAACCAACAACAATGATTATGACTTCTGGAAGAATGTCTGCATCACCATTCTTatctgtatttgtatttttgttctgCCTTTCTTAGGCAATATGAATAATAGGAAATAA